The following proteins come from a genomic window of Lolium rigidum isolate FL_2022 chromosome 5, APGP_CSIRO_Lrig_0.1, whole genome shotgun sequence:
- the LOC124655936 gene encoding aspartic proteinase nepenthesin-1-like, translating into MTRPAVFLVVLSLWTLATCAGGLRLELRHVDAKANITMAERIRRAGERTHHRAASVLAVAPVYWGGTQYVAEYSIGDPPQQTEAVVDTLSDLVWTQCTPCNSSYCFPQRLPQYNLSRSRTAHPVPCNGTLCAAAHEVGGRCSGDKNGACAIRARYDLGDVGGFLGVEEFTFGSEKVTVAFGIITTSNIDPGLNGASGLVGLGRGALSLVSQLGGGKFSYCFTPYFKGHLNTSPLFVGSSANMSGGGNNTRGVITTVPFVASPKDEPFNILYYLPLVGMTVGEARLAIPSTAFDMRQVAPGMWAGGAIIDSGSPFTLLVDVAYEALKQEVARQLHGSLVPSPVPDLVELCVASVDVGRLAPPLVLHFSGGGDLAVPAENYWAAVDEETACMVVLSAARVNLTMPMNETTVIGNYMQQNVHVLYDLGNGHISFQPADCNSI; encoded by the coding sequence ATGACGAGACCAGCAGTATTCCTTGTCGTACTCTCGCTGTGGACGCTCGCAACCTGCGCCGGCGGCCTCCGCCTGGAGCTGAGGCACGTGGACGCCAAGGCCAACATCACCATGGCGGAGCGCATACGCCGCGCCGGCGAGCGCACTCACCACCGCGCCGCGTCCGTGCTCGCGGTGGCCCCCGTCTACTGGGGGGGCACTCAGTACGTAGCGGAGTACAGCATCGGCGACCCTCCGCAGCAGACGGAGGCCGTCGTGGACACGCTCAGCGACCTCGTCTGGACCCAGTGCACGCCGTGCAACTCCTCCTACTGCTTCCCCCAGAGACTCCCCCAGTACAACTTGTCGCGGTCGCGCACCGCCCACCCCGTTCCCTGCAACGGCACCCTGTGCGCCGCCGCGCACGAGGTCGGCGGCCGGTGCTCGGGTGACAAGAACGGGGCGTGCGCTATCAGGGCGCGGTACGATCTCGGCGACGTGGGTGGGTTCCTCGGGGTGGAGGAGTTCACGTTCGGGTCGGAGAAGGTGACTGTCGCCTTTGGGATCATAACCACGAGCAACATCGATCCGGGCCTCAACGGCGCGTCCGGCCTCGTCGGGCTCGGCAGGGGCGCGCTGTCTCTGGTCTCCCAGCTGGGAGGCGGCAAGTTCTCCTACTGCTTCACCCCTTACTTCAAGGGCCATCTCAACACCAGCCCTCTGTTCGTGGGGTCGTCGGCTAACATGAGCGGCGGCGGCAACAACACGCGGGGGGTGATCACGACGGTGCCTTTCGTGGCGAGCCCGAAGGACGAGCCCTTCAATATTCTCTACTACCTGCCGCTGGTTGGGATGACGGTGGGCGAGGCCAGGCTCGCCAtcccctccacggcgttcgacatGCGGCAGGTCGCGCCGGGGATGTGGGCCGGCGGTGCCATCATCGACTCTGGCTCCCCGTTCACCCTCCTCGTCGATGTGGCGTACGAGGCGCTGAAGCAGGAGGTGGCGCGGCAGCTACACGGCAGCCTCGTGCCGTCGCCGGTGCCCGACTtggtggagctctgcgtggcgtctGTGGACGTCGGCAGGCTGGCGCCGCCGCTGGTGCTGCATTTCAGCGGCGGAGGCGATTTGGCGGTGCCGGCGGAGAACTATTGGGCGGCGGTAGACGAGGAGACGGCGTGCATGGTGGTGCTCAGCGCCGCGCGCGTCAACTTGACGATGCCCATGAACGAGACCACGGTCATCGGGAACTACATGCAGCAGAATGTGCATGTTCTTTACGACCTCGGCAACGGCCACATCTCCTTCCAGCCGGCGGACTGCAACTCTATATGA